One window from the genome of Desulforamulus ruminis DSM 2154 encodes:
- a CDS encoding NAD(P)H-dependent flavin oxidoreductase translates to MKFPTLSIGRFTPRYPIIQGGMAVRVSTAPLAGAVADAGGIGVIGATGMDPEELRTEIRQARQIAPKGIIGINIMFAAKEFAKIVRTAIDEKIDMIFTGAGFSRDIFPWGKEANVPIVSIVSSAKVARLAEKLGAAAVVAEGTEAGGHLGTDRSVKDILPEIKAAVNIPVIAAGGITDGKGIAEMVRLGADGVQLATRFVMSVECTVSDAFKKLYLQSRPEDVVEILSPVGLPGRALKNKLVSRIFSNDAPEPENCRECLKHCSQSFCIMDALVNSRDGYIDEGLVFCGQNVHRIKDILPVKTIFDRLITEFANA, encoded by the coding sequence GTGAAATTTCCCACTTTATCGATCGGACGATTTACCCCCAGATACCCCATTATTCAGGGGGGAATGGCCGTCAGGGTATCCACTGCCCCCCTGGCCGGCGCTGTGGCAGATGCGGGCGGAATTGGCGTCATCGGGGCCACCGGAATGGACCCGGAGGAACTGCGGACGGAAATCCGCCAGGCCCGACAGATAGCCCCCAAGGGAATTATCGGCATTAACATTATGTTTGCCGCCAAGGAATTTGCCAAAATCGTTCGTACCGCTATTGATGAAAAAATTGATATGATTTTTACCGGTGCCGGCTTTTCCAGGGACATTTTTCCCTGGGGCAAAGAAGCCAATGTTCCCATTGTCTCCATTGTTTCCAGCGCGAAGGTAGCCAGACTGGCTGAAAAACTTGGCGCTGCGGCGGTGGTGGCTGAAGGAACAGAGGCCGGCGGTCACCTTGGAACAGATCGTTCCGTAAAAGATATTCTGCCGGAAATTAAAGCTGCCGTTAACATTCCTGTAATTGCAGCCGGTGGGATTACGGATGGTAAGGGTATTGCAGAAATGGTTCGTCTTGGGGCCGATGGCGTACAATTAGCCACTCGTTTTGTAATGAGTGTGGAGTGCACCGTGTCCGATGCTTTCAAGAAACTTTATCTTCAGTCCAGGCCTGAAGATGTGGTTGAGATTCTTAGCCCCGTTGGCTTACCGGGCAGAGCTTTAAAAAACAAATTGGTATCCCGTATTTTCAGCAATGATGCCCCGGAACCGGAAAACTGCAGGGAATGCCTCAAGCATTGTTCTCAGTCCTTCTGCATTATGGATGCTCTGGTCAACAGCCGTGACGGATACATCGACGAGGGGTTGGTTTTCTGCGGTCAAAACGTGCACCGGATTAAAGATATTCTCCCTGTAAAAACCATCTTTGATCGTCTCATTACCGAATTTGCCAACGCTTAA
- a CDS encoding ATP-binding protein — MVFPLVAFKNNIVFNQQGEPFALYPLKSFPYNNLPKYIREHVIKQMEQLLWGLEGRKGMLLFLCEELYVSEREYLEAAAMEPSEEAFRHAAEVRRTLLAGARKRRKYLAVQLSATALEDDWRAFLMECRDTVMGAFCGTERWLLNSQRLQKALESEEELFKKIRHATHGRAVFADLDFILRRNTKRVGVLPPPLASRDGGHFTPAILSAFSDGCKIDGRPPTYITIRNGSDEVQYQTFITFPDVPRELPLTGAEWLASLDVIGMAVDAAVHFEITKSHKAKKQVLTRRKFLKGQIKEAESGNDEASEEENDALHRAKNLISRLGSGEPLSKFSTVIGLADRDLKTLRANANTLKETYSTRGFYAVRPIGDQLKCFYSFIPGSKPAAPMIQANPGFLAAGGPSVSLDLGDETGPLLGWTGSFPVHWKAGYAARILKRSNASFIAGALGGGKSLLIKYLIYLAYLAGAYVFVIDPKMNEYAVLEKLFPITKIDLCPGGKDQLNPFMISCDPLTAKGIVTDYLFIALNIREDNDSRRIVVGKAVEMTAALPPEKRNMHSCLEAFREIQEILPDQNLREEAYKCALLLEDIRNSDLGRLVFGTGHTQNIARATVVNMQGLPLPESAERLKLGISPNERQGLGLLYLASTMAKEVAFTLPPEILKIIPIDESWMMLNISEGKRVIDSLIRKGARSHGAIPILGTQNTTDVEDFQGLRNNISYIFTFRTAEKNEIKANLDLLGADMDEEALKTGLAAQYPNLSSGWCIMRDALGRIGRVYIHPHPEDLIDLFDTSPKEAKKNAV; from the coding sequence GTGGTGTTTCCCCTGGTCGCCTTCAAGAACAATATTGTTTTCAATCAGCAGGGAGAACCCTTTGCCCTGTATCCTCTGAAAAGCTTTCCCTATAACAATCTGCCGAAGTATATCCGGGAACATGTCATCAAACAGATGGAACAGCTTCTCTGGGGACTGGAGGGCCGCAAGGGGATGCTGCTGTTTTTATGTGAGGAGCTGTACGTAAGCGAAAGAGAGTATCTGGAGGCTGCCGCCATGGAACCCAGCGAAGAGGCCTTTCGCCATGCCGCCGAGGTGCGCCGGACCCTTTTAGCCGGGGCCAGAAAACGCCGCAAATACCTGGCGGTCCAACTAAGCGCCACCGCCCTGGAAGATGACTGGAGAGCCTTTTTAATGGAGTGCCGGGATACCGTGATGGGGGCCTTTTGCGGGACGGAACGCTGGCTGCTCAATTCCCAGCGGCTGCAAAAAGCCCTGGAGTCCGAAGAAGAGTTATTTAAAAAAATCCGCCATGCCACCCACGGCCGGGCCGTCTTCGCCGACCTGGATTTTATCCTCCGCCGCAACACCAAACGGGTTGGGGTTTTACCGCCTCCTTTAGCTTCCCGGGACGGAGGACATTTTACCCCGGCCATACTGTCGGCCTTTTCGGACGGCTGCAAAATAGACGGCCGGCCGCCCACCTACATCACCATCCGTAACGGTTCGGACGAAGTCCAGTACCAAACCTTCATCACCTTTCCGGACGTCCCCAGGGAACTTCCTCTGACCGGCGCCGAGTGGCTGGCCTCCCTGGATGTCATCGGAATGGCGGTGGATGCGGCCGTCCATTTTGAAATTACCAAGTCGCACAAAGCCAAAAAACAGGTACTTACTCGGCGGAAGTTTCTTAAAGGCCAGATCAAAGAGGCGGAAAGCGGCAATGACGAGGCTAGTGAGGAGGAAAATGATGCTCTCCACCGGGCGAAAAACCTGATCAGCCGACTGGGCTCGGGAGAGCCCTTGTCCAAATTCTCCACCGTCATCGGCCTGGCCGACCGGGATCTAAAGACCCTCCGGGCCAACGCCAATACCCTGAAAGAAACCTATTCAACCCGGGGGTTTTATGCCGTGCGGCCCATCGGAGATCAACTGAAGTGCTTTTACTCCTTCATTCCCGGGTCCAAACCGGCGGCGCCGATGATCCAGGCCAATCCCGGATTTCTGGCTGCCGGCGGTCCGTCGGTTTCACTGGATCTGGGCGATGAGACCGGCCCTCTGCTGGGCTGGACCGGGTCCTTCCCGGTGCACTGGAAAGCCGGCTATGCGGCCAGAATCCTGAAACGCTCCAATGCCAGTTTTATCGCCGGTGCCCTGGGCGGCGGAAAAAGCCTGCTCATTAAATACCTGATTTATCTGGCCTACCTGGCCGGGGCCTACGTTTTTGTGATTGATCCGAAAATGAATGAATACGCCGTACTGGAAAAGCTGTTTCCGATCACGAAAATCGATCTTTGCCCCGGTGGGAAAGACCAGTTGAATCCCTTTATGATCTCCTGCGACCCACTTACCGCCAAGGGCATTGTCACCGACTATCTGTTTATTGCTTTAAATATCCGGGAGGATAACGATTCAAGGCGAATCGTTGTGGGAAAAGCCGTGGAAATGACGGCAGCGTTACCCCCAGAAAAAAGAAACATGCACTCCTGCCTGGAAGCTTTTCGGGAGATCCAGGAAATCCTCCCGGATCAAAATCTCCGGGAAGAGGCCTACAAATGTGCCCTGCTGCTGGAGGACATCCGAAACAGCGACCTGGGACGGCTGGTTTTCGGTACCGGACACACCCAGAATATCGCCCGGGCTACCGTGGTCAACATGCAGGGACTGCCCCTGCCGGAGTCGGCGGAACGCCTGAAACTGGGCATCTCCCCGAATGAACGGCAGGGATTGGGATTGCTCTATCTGGCTTCCACCATGGCCAAGGAGGTGGCCTTTACCCTTCCGCCGGAAATACTGAAGATTATTCCCATTGATGAATCATGGATGATGCTGAATATCAGCGAAGGAAAACGGGTCATTGATTCCCTGATCCGCAAGGGCGCCCGAAGTCACGGGGCCATACCAATACTAGGCACCCAGAATACCACGGATGTCGAGGACTTCCAAGGTTTGAGAAATAACATCAGCTACATTTTTACCTTCCGGACGGCGGAAAAGAACGAGATCAAAGCCAACCTTGATCTGCTGGGGGCGGATATGGATGAGGAGGCGCTGAAAACCGGCCTGGCGGCGCAGTATCCCAACCTCAGCAGCGGCTGGTGCATCATGCGAGACGCCCTGGGCCGCATTGGAAGAGTCTACATTCACCCCCATCCGGAAGATCTCATTGACCTCTTCGACACCTCACCCAAGGAGGCGAAGAAAAATGCGGTTTAA
- a CDS encoding conjugal transfer protein yields MNLNRRLLYRNIAGALLWGFLFLVLILSVRSVNTVNKTGEIAATAITRQQEKTLNEVREVARAFAVEWATWNGSQENYGRRLAAFLKQGTTLPQPAEAIQEVSSSSVIGVQEIDPDLYRVKVLLHTRRLTPVNTGEVHETLVAITRKDLEDLRSQETIDTENTQGWVDQLICVETVVNRAEDPPTIAGMPVLIAETQEKGSLLKTDCTKIASPEIVTFVNQFLTLYYSGQPLNQFIVAEADIQPLAGEWKLESVSRVQADDEKQPGKLLVEAIVSGPGIGALNQILYIKLHPGEGNGYLIEDIGSGL; encoded by the coding sequence TTGAACCTCAATCGCAGACTGCTTTACCGCAACATCGCCGGCGCGCTCCTGTGGGGCTTTCTTTTCCTGGTGCTGATTCTTTCCGTCCGGAGCGTCAATACCGTGAACAAAACCGGTGAAATTGCCGCCACCGCCATCACCCGGCAGCAGGAAAAGACCCTCAACGAAGTACGGGAAGTGGCCCGGGCCTTCGCTGTGGAGTGGGCCACCTGGAACGGCAGCCAGGAAAACTACGGCCGCCGCCTGGCGGCATTCCTGAAGCAGGGAACAACGCTTCCCCAGCCGGCAGAAGCCATCCAGGAGGTATCCTCCTCCTCCGTCATTGGGGTCCAGGAAATTGATCCGGATCTATACCGGGTAAAGGTGCTGCTGCATACCCGCCGGCTCACTCCGGTGAACACCGGGGAAGTCCATGAAACGCTTGTGGCCATCACCCGGAAAGATTTAGAGGACCTGCGTTCCCAAGAGACAATCGACACAGAAAACACCCAGGGCTGGGTGGACCAGCTGATCTGCGTGGAAACCGTGGTCAACCGCGCCGAAGATCCCCCAACCATTGCCGGAATGCCGGTTTTGATCGCGGAAACCCAGGAAAAAGGCTCCCTGTTAAAAACCGACTGTACCAAAATTGCCTCTCCGGAAATCGTAACCTTTGTCAACCAGTTCCTAACCCTATACTACAGCGGGCAGCCCTTAAATCAATTCATCGTGGCGGAGGCCGATATCCAGCCCCTGGCCGGAGAGTGGAAACTGGAAAGCGTCAGCCGGGTTCAGGCGGACGATGAAAAACAACCGGGCAAACTCCTGGTGGAAGCTATCGTTTCCGGCCCCGGCATCGGTGCACTCAACCAGATCCTATATATTAAACTGCATCCGGGAGAAGGAAACGGCTACCTGATTGAGGACATCGGATCAGGTCTGTAG
- a CDS encoding diguanylate cyclase, with product MIIAVLGAAPAVGTSTVAANMATLMAAAGPTILIELSGHNTLLNALGLTERMQEGNYPTVLNWKQGSFLKTRQGLDVLPGSDRMSSIEPSLGVEIVKEVRKNYEHVLLDLGPLKEEKEALYQQAGMMTLLVTELSERCLIRRALPQKYHLVVNKVSKKNIYHPRDMERWFHVPSGFHIPENITAAKKAIQTRIPILYCGKNVAKAYEEIVLALTGDSNEKNTSLLSWFQGKAKRRDVPAEIETKPVLPDPDLVINGDENVLSPTLPLGDMGPPPEQSPKDLPMEDLKGETYQEITTNTVRALSDRTTDHLTGCLTRGALEKILSESKGYSVLFCDLDHFKLINDTYGHAAGDEILRQFGQFLRASTRQSDDVIRYGGDEFLIVLADTQLDGALVLAEKMCIRWNSRRFPLIGNKPVLFSGGLAQSGTHGHSPEEILKAADDALYRVKRSGRGRVEVAVSVAVKPVQSKVTLPEDPLVILRGVGAEDLLERLQAKNQDPVTWIEADPDQSQLGFRLGIEPGLLWRHDWRMGLAADPFTVHPVTFFGMDREFSDIEARDIRALMDLIRQCLKKSRVIVHTGLDHSQIARAIRQQQDLKATYIGGDDFDLS from the coding sequence ATGATCATCGCTGTGCTGGGAGCTGCCCCTGCGGTGGGGACCTCCACGGTGGCGGCCAATATGGCCACCTTAATGGCCGCCGCCGGGCCGACCATCCTGATCGAACTTTCGGGGCACAACACGCTGCTGAACGCCCTGGGGCTTACCGAAAGGATGCAGGAAGGCAATTACCCCACGGTATTAAACTGGAAGCAGGGATCTTTCCTAAAAACCCGGCAGGGCTTGGATGTTCTGCCCGGATCAGACCGAATGTCTTCCATTGAACCTTCTTTGGGGGTTGAGATCGTCAAGGAGGTCCGCAAAAACTATGAGCATGTGCTTTTGGATTTGGGGCCTTTAAAGGAAGAGAAAGAGGCGCTTTATCAGCAAGCCGGGATGATGACTCTGTTGGTCACGGAATTAAGCGAAAGATGCTTAATTCGGAGGGCTCTGCCGCAAAAGTATCATTTGGTGGTCAATAAGGTCTCGAAGAAAAACATCTACCACCCCAGGGACATGGAACGCTGGTTTCATGTCCCTTCCGGCTTTCATATTCCGGAAAACATTACGGCAGCGAAAAAAGCCATCCAGACCCGGATACCCATCCTCTATTGCGGAAAGAACGTTGCCAAAGCCTATGAGGAGATAGTTTTAGCACTGACCGGAGATTCCAATGAGAAGAATACCTCTTTGCTGAGCTGGTTCCAGGGTAAAGCAAAACGGAGGGACGTGCCGGCAGAAATTGAAACAAAACCGGTGCTCCCAGACCCTGATTTAGTCATAAATGGTGATGAGAATGTGCTTTCACCTACTTTGCCTTTAGGTGATATGGGGCCTCCGCCGGAACAGTCACCGAAAGACCTGCCAATGGAGGATTTGAAAGGAGAGACATATCAGGAAATCACAACCAACACGGTCCGGGCGCTTTCAGACAGGACAACCGATCACTTAACCGGCTGCCTCACCCGGGGAGCGTTGGAAAAGATTTTGTCTGAGTCGAAGGGATACAGCGTCCTGTTTTGTGACCTGGATCATTTCAAATTAATCAATGATACCTATGGCCATGCCGCAGGGGATGAAATCCTCCGGCAGTTTGGGCAGTTTCTCCGGGCTTCCACCCGTCAATCGGATGATGTGATTCGGTATGGCGGCGATGAGTTCTTAATTGTCCTGGCAGATACCCAACTGGATGGCGCGCTGGTGCTGGCGGAAAAAATGTGTATCCGGTGGAACAGCCGAAGATTTCCTTTGATCGGCAACAAGCCGGTCCTGTTTTCCGGCGGCCTGGCACAAAGCGGAACCCATGGCCACTCCCCGGAAGAAATACTGAAAGCCGCCGATGATGCCCTCTACCGCGTAAAGCGTTCTGGACGCGGGCGGGTAGAAGTTGCGGTATCAGTGGCGGTGAAACCGGTTCAATCCAAAGTGACGCTTCCGGAGGACCCGTTGGTCATTCTGAGGGGAGTTGGAGCCGAGGACCTCCTGGAAAGGCTGCAGGCAAAAAACCAAGACCCGGTAACCTGGATTGAGGCTGACCCGGATCAGTCTCAATTGGGCTTCCGGCTGGGGATTGAGCCCGGCCTGCTCTGGAGGCATGACTGGCGCATGGGTCTGGCGGCAGACCCTTTTACCGTACACCCCGTCACCTTTTTCGGGATGGACAGAGAGTTCAGCGATATTGAAGCAAGAGACATCCGGGCACTGATGGATCTGATCCGTCAGTGCCTTAAAAAAAGCCGGGTCATTGTACATACGGGCCTGGATCACTCCCAAATTGCCCGGGCGATCCGCCAACAACAAGACCTGAAGGCCACTTACATTGGAGGGGATGATTTTGATCTATCTTAA
- a CDS encoding TcpE family conjugal transfer membrane protein gives MEQEQTFQSYKSLFKINFTIYNFGDRTLPVPIPLEIIAMMAIFFIPFYPVGSLLQPEHPVMCTLFLSGLGAYVLTNVDLQGKFMPAFFFDFFNYLTKPKVINFAGERIKPGKKLRAKWIMGEVME, from the coding sequence TTGGAACAGGAACAGACATTTCAAAGCTATAAATCACTGTTCAAAATTAACTTTACAATTTATAACTTTGGGGACCGGACCCTTCCGGTTCCCATTCCACTGGAGATCATTGCGATGATGGCCATTTTCTTTATCCCCTTTTATCCGGTTGGATCGCTGCTGCAGCCGGAGCACCCGGTTATGTGCACCCTGTTTTTATCCGGACTGGGCGCCTATGTTTTAACCAACGTTGACCTGCAGGGCAAATTTATGCCGGCTTTTTTCTTTGATTTTTTTAACTACCTTACCAAGCCCAAAGTAATCAATTTTGCCGGCGAAAGAATTAAGCCGGGCAAGAAATTACGGGCTAAATGGATCATGGGCGAGGTGATGGAATAG
- a CDS encoding DUF2688 domain-containing protein, which yields MMIKKIQIVTTQCKRCGKSLVKTNRSLYGMEELKVKFGDICSDCMSNEELGEILRAQGTGLLGHLRSGRGR from the coding sequence ATGATGATTAAAAAAATTCAAATCGTCACTACCCAATGCAAGCGGTGCGGCAAATCGTTGGTAAAAACCAATCGTTCCCTGTACGGCATGGAAGAACTCAAGGTAAAGTTTGGGGATATCTGCTCCGATTGTATGTCCAATGAGGAATTGGGGGAAATACTCCGGGCACAAGGCACCGGTCTTCTCGGACATCTACGATCTGGCCGGGGGCGGTAA
- a CDS encoding zinc-ribbon domain containing protein → MFSDRTLNCRDCGADFVFTAREQEFYAEKGFQNDPSRCPACRAARKQRTQGNDGYRSTQRQMYDAICDNCGAATQVPFQPSGTKPVYCRECFQDIKNRY, encoded by the coding sequence TTGTTTTCTGACAGGACTTTAAATTGCCGTGACTGTGGAGCCGATTTTGTGTTTACTGCGCGGGAGCAGGAGTTTTATGCCGAGAAGGGCTTCCAAAATGATCCTTCCCGTTGTCCTGCCTGCCGGGCTGCACGTAAACAGCGTACCCAGGGTAATGATGGTTACCGTTCTACTCAACGTCAAATGTATGACGCCATCTGCGACAATTGTGGCGCTGCCACACAAGTTCCCTTCCAGCCCAGCGGTACCAAACCCGTATACTGTCGTGAATGCTTCCAAGACATTAAAAACAGATACTAA
- a CDS encoding aspartyl-phosphate phosphatase Spo0E family protein, which produces MYWIKVKNRKTKRIKNYIDILIKLGRKRLNILESKVGRTHPRVVKCSQWLDKPVLKAQKKQPYQSGLKCCI; this is translated from the coding sequence GTGTATTGGATAAAAGTAAAAAATAGGAAGACTAAGAGGATAAAAAACTATATAGACATTTTAATTAAGCTGGGGAGAAAGCGGCTGAATATACTGGAGTCGAAGGTGGGGAGAACTCACCCGAGGGTTGTAAAATGCAGCCAATGGCTTGATAAGCCTGTGCTTAAGGCGCAGAAAAAGCAGCCCTATCAGAGTGGCTTAAAATGCTGCATATAG
- a CDS encoding manganese catalase family protein has protein sequence MKTLGFSRLQKQKSGGPEGELSASLRYLNMRYTMPTGKAKGVLTDIGTEELAHMEIVATLVYKLLEGASVEAIKAADLGAHYADHGKSLYWENAAGVPWVAAYVSATGDPVADLHENLAAEQKARAVYENLLCLTDDPCVKDVLCWLREREIVHFQRFGETLMEVQDFCKQKKFY, from the coding sequence TTGAAAACACTGGGTTTCTCCCGCCTGCAAAAACAGAAGTCTGGTGGTCCAGAGGGCGAATTATCCGCCTCTCTGCGCTATTTAAATATGCGCTATACCATGCCCACCGGTAAAGCCAAAGGGGTCTTAACGGATATTGGAACTGAAGAACTGGCGCACATGGAAATTGTAGCCACTCTGGTTTATAAGCTGTTGGAAGGGGCCTCGGTGGAAGCCATTAAGGCGGCGGATCTGGGAGCCCATTACGCGGACCATGGCAAATCCTTATACTGGGAAAATGCTGCCGGAGTCCCTTGGGTTGCGGCCTATGTATCGGCCACCGGCGATCCGGTAGCCGATCTGCATGAAAACCTGGCCGCTGAGCAAAAGGCCCGGGCGGTATATGAAAACCTTCTTTGCTTAACCGACGATCCCTGTGTAAAAGATGTGCTGTGCTGGCTGCGTGAGAGGGAAATTGTGCACTTCCAGCGTTTTGGGGAAACCCTGATGGAAGTACAGGATTTTTGTAAGCAAAAGAAATTTTATTAG
- a CDS encoding peptidoglycan DD-metalloendopeptidase family protein — MNLMTAAKAAYGAGKIAQDESYRNKMVGILAAIALLAVLGFLLLGMCISAVLSGMVNLSTGFKSGTASNIAKAEIPSELMPVFVNAQEKFGVSWAILAAIAKTETDFGKNIKVSSAGAIGFMQFMPATWQAYKQDGDGDGICDPSNAWDAIYSAANYLQASGFEKNPSNAIYAYNHDWGYVNTILTIASGYSATMVPTGNGIWPLPGYLNITSDFGYRPHPIKKKRLFHEGIDIGAPQGTPIVAAADGRVTMAKYYGGYGLCVQVLTKDCLNVYGHMSGFAVREGQNVRAGQVIGYVGSTGSSTAPHLHFGVYVNNSPCNPKEWLKIESGNR, encoded by the coding sequence ATGAATCTGATGACAGCTGCTAAAGCAGCCTATGGAGCCGGTAAAATCGCCCAGGATGAAAGCTATCGGAACAAAATGGTCGGCATTCTGGCAGCCATTGCCCTGCTGGCCGTGCTGGGATTCCTTCTTTTGGGCATGTGTATCTCCGCCGTACTTTCCGGTATGGTGAACCTGTCCACCGGGTTTAAATCCGGTACGGCTTCGAATATTGCCAAAGCCGAAATTCCTTCGGAACTCATGCCCGTCTTTGTGAATGCCCAGGAGAAATTTGGCGTTTCCTGGGCCATTCTGGCGGCCATCGCCAAAACGGAAACCGACTTTGGAAAAAACATCAAAGTCTCCAGTGCCGGCGCCATCGGTTTCATGCAGTTCATGCCGGCCACCTGGCAGGCTTATAAACAGGACGGTGACGGGGATGGAATCTGCGACCCGTCCAATGCCTGGGACGCCATCTACAGCGCGGCAAACTATCTTCAGGCCAGCGGCTTCGAGAAAAATCCGTCCAATGCCATTTATGCCTATAACCATGACTGGGGCTATGTGAACACTATCCTAACCATCGCCTCCGGTTACTCCGCCACCATGGTCCCAACGGGCAATGGAATCTGGCCCCTGCCGGGTTATTTGAATATCACCTCGGACTTTGGATATCGACCTCATCCGATCAAAAAGAAAAGGCTTTTTCACGAGGGGATTGATATTGGGGCTCCCCAGGGAACACCCATCGTTGCAGCTGCAGACGGCCGGGTGACCATGGCCAAATATTACGGAGGCTATGGTCTGTGTGTACAGGTATTAACGAAAGACTGTCTCAATGTCTACGGCCACATGTCCGGGTTTGCCGTGCGTGAGGGGCAGAATGTACGGGCCGGGCAGGTGATCGGCTATGTGGGCAGTACCGGTTCCTCCACTGCGCCGCACCTGCATTTCGGGGTGTATGTCAACAACAGCCCCTGCAATCCAAAGGAATGGCTTAAGATCGAGTCCGGCAATCGTTAG
- a CDS encoding helix-turn-helix domain-containing protein, with amino-acid sequence MYSPREMGLRIKQARENRAKRSGQPFTQKMLAFKIGETSKWVQKVEKGNFYPEWDPLNLIADTCGVPLDFITGEKLESEVDYEEAIHGGRVARTIKNEELHV; translated from the coding sequence GTGTATAGCCCAAGAGAAATGGGCCTCAGGATTAAGCAGGCCCGCGAGAACAGGGCCAAAAGAAGCGGCCAGCCCTTTACTCAAAAAATGCTGGCCTTTAAGATAGGAGAAACATCCAAGTGGGTACAAAAAGTTGAAAAAGGAAACTTTTATCCCGAGTGGGATCCCCTTAATTTAATAGCAGATACCTGCGGCGTTCCTCTGGATTTTATTACCGGGGAGAAGCTGGAAAGTGAAGTTGATTATGAAGAAGCCATTCACGGTGGACGGGTGGCAAGAACCATCAAAAACGAAGAATTGCATGTTTAA